In Cryptococcus gattii WM276 chromosome A, complete sequence, one genomic interval encodes:
- a CDS encoding DNA repair protein Rad1, putative (Similar to TIGR gene model, INSD accession AAW41976.1), with protein sequence MAQSSNAHLPVFVAEMEDVRPFAKLLRGIGLKHNAILDATEDLVTVTVEDARTLCAVAYIPSHIFSSWTFRRTDCPATFEFSLDSLLQCLNIFGNAGSSGRENISNLRSKRRWAGEAENAAGEGGGGDEERRWAKERKGMTGMRMEWMGPGYELNLLLRDESKGPTTTCALRTLDPEEILNPIFDQNERALYVIMRSDWFRDALLDLPPSSSRITLSAIPPRDRGRGRGHGSGSGNDSPEPERNADVTANSTIRTGRRIGEMGQFSIQAEGDFGSVELDYPNDKEVMQRFICVDEGISFSYHSAHFAHLSRALQNSIKVCLEIQSDGFLSAQIMMAEGEKLGEHGGLLHYKMQALEDEVL encoded by the exons ATGGCACAGTCAAGCAATGCTCATCTTCCC GTCTTCGTAGCtgagatggaagatgtCCGACCTTTTGCAAAACTCTTACGTGGCATCGGACTCAAACAT AATGCGATCTTGGACGCAACAGAAGACTTAGTTACAGTCACCGTCGAAGACGCTCGGACACTTTGCG CTGTCGCTTACATCCCATCGCACATCTTTTCCTCATGGACATTCCGTAGGACCGACTGCCCGGCCACATTCGAATTTTCCCTCgactctcttcttcaatgCCTAAACATCTTTGGTAATGCCGGTTCGTCTGGGAGGGAGAATATCTCGAATTTGAGAAGTAAGCGGCGTTGGGCGGGGGAAGCTGAAAATGCTGCTGGGGAAGGGGGTGGGGGGGATGAAGAACGGAGGTGGGcgaaagagagaaaggggATGACGGGTATGCGGATGGAGTGGATGGGTCCAGGGTACGAGCTGAACCTTCTCCT ACGAGACGAATCCAAAGGTCCCACGACGACATGCGCTTTACGTACCCTCGATCCGGAAGAAATTCTCAACCCAATATTCGATCAAAATGAGAG AGCGCTATACGTCATTATGCGCTCCGATTGGTTCCGCGACGCCCTCCTTGACCTTCCCCCTTCATCATCCCGCATAACACTCAGCGCCATTCCACCCCGCGATcgtggaagaggaagaggtcaTGGTAGCGGCAGCGGTAATGATTCCCCCGAGCCCGAGAGGAATGCCGATGTAACGGCAAATTCTACGATACGGACAGGAAGACGGATTGGCGAAATGGGACAGTTCAGTATACAAGCTGAAGGAGATTTTGGGAGCGTCGAATTGGATTATCCGAATGATAAAGAGGTGATGCAGAGGTTTATCTGTGTAGATGAGGGGATTTCTTTCAG CTATCATTCTGCGCATTTTGCGCATCTCTCGAGAGCTCTGCAGAATTCAATCAAAGTGTGTTTGGAGATTCAATCTGATGGATTTCTTTCTGCACAGATTATGATGGCGGAAGGCGAAAAACTTGGCGAGCATGGAGGATTGCTGCACTATAAG ATGCAGGCATTGGAAGACGAGGTCTTATAA
- a CDS encoding uncharacterized protein (Similar to TIGR gene model, INSD accession AAW41978.1), whose product MFSEEPISPRSKYSSLPGFEPRRAFSLPSVTMPFNSHGNNAPLLPLTRHSFSDPFSRRSTARRLSYGIKNRASQYPYSVTIGGILTFVLFLFVYTRPVSDFDRFSSAASRLHIRTADEDLFPLPTPEHKIHRPDSKMDNGVMLLTVDENELIAEDDLFWDSYTEAEPLSAEEAAAEAELQAHKQNVQAQNEAQSLRALIWWLAEGGVLPNDFEVPSKSHLKKIGSSGFEKLLSSIDAGDENQMIFEEGWADFADKRYSIVVFSKTYCPYSKNAKSILGEYHLSPAPFIIELNQRSDMEALQDFLQRFTDRRTVPNILLDFISIGGSDDITLLHSEGGLQRKFEEMSAFPGLVRRETSLLSNSEESSKDREIEETREELPVETKTETKGEVPEMDLYEEEQEGVYDIPAERVWRS is encoded by the exons ATGTTCTCGGAAGAACCTATATCACCCCGTTCAAAATATTCCAGTCTCCCCGGATTCGAACCTCGCAGAGCCTTCAGCCTGCCGTCCGTCACCATGCCTTTCAACAGCCACGGTAACAATGctcctctcctcccacTGACTCGtcactccttctctgaTCCTTTCTCACGCCGCTCAACTGCCCGAAGGCTGTCGTACGGTATCAAGAATCGGGCATCTCAATATCCGTATTCCGTCACCATAGGTGGTATCCTCACcttcgtcctcttcctttttgtTTACACTCGTCCTGTCTCCGATTTTGATCGTTTCAGTTCTGCCGCTTCAAGATTACACATCAGGACCGCCGATGAAGATCTATTTCCCTTACCCACACCGGAACACAAGATACACCGTCCAGATTCCAAAATGGACAATGGTGTAATGCTTTTAACAGTAGACGAAAACGAGTTAATAGCGGAAGACGACTTATTCTGGGATTCTTATACCGAAGCCGAGCCTCTCTCAGCAGAGGAAGCTGCTGCCGAAGCTGAACTTCAGGCACACAAGCAAAACGTTCAAGCGCAGAATGAAGCTCAATCGCTAAGGGCATTGATCTGGTGGTTGGCTGAAGGTGGAGTGTTGCCCAATGATTTCGAGGTGCCAAGCAAGTCACATTTGAAAAAAATTGGGTCGTCAGGCTTTGAAAAGTTGTTGTCGTCGATTGACGCGGGGGATGAGAATCAAATGATCTTTGAAGAGGGATGGGCAGACTTTGCGGATAAGAGGTATAGCATCGTTGTCTTCTCTAAA ACATACTGTCCATACTCCAAGAACGCCAAATCCATTCTTGGCGAGTACCATCTTTCCCCCGCACCATTCATCATTGAACTTAATCAGCGAT CCGACATGGAAGCCCTCCAAGATTTCTTACAACGTTTTACCGACCGCCGTACCGTCCCCAACATCCTCCTCGACTTCATCTCTATCGGCGGTTCCGACGATATCACGCTCTTGCATTCCGAGGGTGGGTTGCAGCGCAAGTTTGAAGAAATGAGTGCTTTCCCTGGGTTGGTCAGACGGGAGACAAGCTTGCTGTCTAACTCAGAAGAGAGTAGTAAGGACAGGGAAATCGAGGAGACGAGGGAGGAATTGCCTGTGGAGACAAAGACGGAGACGAAGGGGGAGGTACCAGAGATGGACCTGtatgaagaagaacaagaagggGTGTATGACATTCCCGCGGAAAGGGTTTGGAGATCATGA
- a CDS encoding suppressor of initiator codon mutations, putative (Similar to TIGR gene model, INSD accession AAW41975.1), with protein sequence MSTTVTQSKVDATTKKTKAPAATAGVENLGPAFDPFAPVNDLNDTPSIEKAVGSKNDKIHIRLQQRNGRKTLTTVQGIPSKYNHSKILKAMKKEFACNGTVVKPEVDSGEEDSPAPVAKNHGDVLQLQGDQRVAAKQFLIDSGIVAQKEAKDLIVVHGY encoded by the exons ATGAGCACTACAG TTACCCAGAGCAAGGTGGACGCCACTACCAAGAAGACAAAGGCCCCCGCGGCTACGGCTGGGGTTGAGAACCTCGGTCCTGCTTTTG ACCCTTTTGCACCCGTTAACGATTTGAACGACACTCCCTCTATCGAAAAGGCCGTAGGCTCCAAAAATGACAAGATTCACATCC GTCTCCAGCAGCGTAACGGTCGAAAGACCCTTACTACTGTGCAGGGTATCCCCAGCAAGTACAACCACTCCAAGATCCTTAAagcgatgaagaaggagtTTGCCTGCAACGGTACCGTTGTCAAGCCCGAAGTTGACTCTGGCGAGGAAGACTCTCCTGCTCCCGTCGCCAAGAACCATGGTGACGTTTTGCAGCTGCAAGGCGACCAGAGGGTCGCCGCCAAGCAGTTCCTCATTGACTCGGGGATCGTCGCTCAGAAGGAGGCCAAGGACCTTATTGTTGT CCACGGTTACTAA
- a CDS encoding Hypothetical Protein (Similar to TIGR gene model, INSD accession AAW41974.1): MPRVTRKQKESGKAPKPKPRAKSAPNASAKQGFKTAPSRAPKDAYLGKAKKIKTDLIQRAKVKKQFAKVLRAEGMESERLGDGPRRRNEREEDDSKLKGRTGNFKGKERREREERGEEDPDMARIRARAGPSSSTPFSRPNKPYSKSHNNKSYDRTTRKPRIEEAPPKPKVRALSPSPPPSAPSSEPKPSIRTLKKEGFSKYHRAKDTTGLSKGRGQPNMGARMGVLLEKIKRM, from the exons ATGCCCAGAGTTACAAGGAAACAGAAGGAGTCAGGCAAGGCGCCCAAGCCTAAGCCCAGAGCCAAGTCGGCCCCGAACGCAAGCGCAAAGCAGGGGTTCAAAACTGCGCCATCTCGTGCACCCAAAGATGCTTACCTTGGTAAAG CTAAGAAGATCAAGACCGACTTGATTCAACGTGCCAAAGTCAAAAAACAATTCGCTAAAGTCCTTCGCGCCGAAGGGATGGAGAGTGAGCGACTAGGTGACGGTCCTAGGCGACGCAATGAGCGAGAGGAAGACGATAGCAAACTAAAGGGAAGGACAGGAAATTTCaaggggaaggaaaggcgggagagggaagagagaggggaagaggatCCGGATATGGCTCGGATCCGTGCCCGTGCCGGCCCTTCTTCGTCCACTCCCTTCTCTCGTCCCAACAAGCCATACAGCAAGTCTCACAACAACAAGTCTTACGACAGAACCACTCGAAAACCTCGAATCGAGGAAGCACCTCCTAAACCCAAAGTCCGCGCTCTTTCGCCATCTCCTCCCCCCTCCGCTCCTTCCTCCGAACCAAAACCATCCATAAGAACATTGAAAAAAGAAGGTTTTTCAAAATATCATCGGGCGAAGGATACTACGGGTTTATcaaaaggaagaggtcaGCCCAACATGGGCGCTAGGATGGGAGTATTGTTGGAGAAGATCAAGCGTATGTGA
- a CDS encoding uncharacterized protein (Similar to TIGR gene model, INSD accession AAW41977.1) yields MAFRATLGLSHLLSRAQPVSITSIRPSHAFFTPFVPCTTGLSRSLCTSSPSTTRFSSLPPSSSISNFLTKRSFTSSTKSLIRSTYFPRGGRSGGNGYGYGGGGPQGPWAWFTRLRRRIDRIPTMTLVYGLIGINGAVFLLWQYALSSAQRFRDPSLLYFLRNNFILNEVNVFSGRIWTLVTSAFSHSNGTHIFVNCLGLYFLAPAAASIMGSASFLGLYLGAGVFSSLVSLGYHRFSQHRWWGSEGASGAIYACLAYYGALFPNSQVLLFFVIPMPVWVAIGGIFAVSLFFYYLLVFRYSSSLGFQG; encoded by the exons ATGGCCTTCAGAGCAACTCTCGGGCTCTCACACTTACTCTCAAGGGCTCAGCCAGTTTCTATCACGTCTATCAGACCCTCACACGCCTTCTTTACGCCTTTCGTCCCCTGCACTACTGGACTCAGCCGATCACTCTGCACTTCGTCCCCCTCCACCACCCGATTTTCCTCCTTgcctccatcttcctccatATCCAACTTTCTCACCAAGAGATCGTTTACCTCCTCAACCAAATCCCTCATTAGGTCAACTTACTTCCCACGGGGAGGCCGGTCAGGTGGTAATGGTTATGGTTACGGAGGTGGTGGACCACAAGGACCTTGGGCGTGGTTCACAAGGCTTAGGAGGAGGATAGATAGGATACCAACAATGACGCTTGTTTACGGACTGATCGGTATTAATGGAGCTGTGTTTTTGCTCTGGCAATATGCTCTTTCCTCTGCT CAACGATTCCGTGATCCTTCACTCTTGTATTTTTTAAGGAACAATTTCATCTTGAACGAGGTCAACGTTTTCTCTGGGAGAAT ATGGACACTTGTGACGAGCGCCTTTTCTCACAGTAATGGTACACATATTTTTGTCAACTGTTTGGGTCTTTACTTTTTGGCCCCTGCAGCCGCTTC GATCATGGGCTCCGCCTCGTTCCTTGGTCTTTACCTAGGAG CCGGTGTATTCTCCTCCCTCGTCTCGCTTGGTTACCACCGTTTCTCCCAACATAGATGGTGGGGTAGCGAAGGCGCTTCTGGCGCTATCTACGCATGTCTCGCGTACTATGGTGCGCTATTCCCTAATTCTCAGGTGTTATTGTTTTTCGTCATCCCTATGCCTGTATGGGTTGCTATTGGCGGTATCTTTGCTGTAagtctttttttttattattTACTGGTTTTCCGGTATTCCAGTTCTCTGGGTTTCCAGGGCTGA
- a CDS encoding ATP dependent DNA helicase, putative (Similar to TIGR gene model, INSD accession AAW41973.1): MEEGRIWSVGVLEGAEQQNAPSEIERLFYDFLHGFRIEDQWTYRDALRSALLLKHHTLEVDLRDLVVWNEELAQKVQDKPGEMIPLLEAALLKYARDLVRPTSETDRERERERAQNGQPSLAAEEVPDMQVAIKSGMNLLQFRQLNANTLTTLVRLPGIVINASQLSSRATELALQCKGCRSVKHVKVSGAIGGERAALPRRCDAEPPEGQRKDCPLDPYVILHDRCHFVDQQNIKLQEAPDMVPVGELPRHMMLHAERYLTGKVVPGSRIIATGIYSTFAPNHKSQKTSGAPALRQPYLRVLGIELDSSAASSGLRVFTPEEEEEFQQLARSDGLYERFANSVAPSIYGNLDIKKAVTCLLMGGSKKILPDGMRLRGDINVLLLGDPGTAKSQLLKFVEKVSPISVYTSGKGSSAAGLTASVQRDPVTREFFLEGGAMVLADGGVVCIDEFDKMRDEDRVAIHEAMEQQTISIAKAGITTILNSRTSVLAAANPVFGRYDDMKSPGENIDFQTTILSRFDMIFIIKDEHNEQRDRTIAKHVMNIHMNRQTENEAVGEIDIEKMKRYIGYCKSRCAPNLSGEAAEMLSSHFVSLRKEVAQVERDNDERSSIPMTVRQLEAIIRISESLAKITLSPRVLPHHVEEAIRLFKFSTMHAVSVGSGVEGLSRTELNEEIDRIEKELKRRLPIGYSTSYQSLVREFVSGQGYSQHALERCLYILEKREVVKYTGMRRVVQRIGV, translated from the exons ATGGAAGAAGGTCGTATCTGGTCCGTTGGTGTCCTCGAAGGTGCAGAACAGCAAAACGCCCCCTCTGAAATCGAACGACTCTTCTACGACTTCCTTCATGGCTTCCGTATTGAAGATCAGTGGACGTACCGCGACGCTCTCCGATCAGCGTTGCTTCTGAAACACCACACGTTGGAAGTTGACTTGCGAGACCTTGTCGTATGGAATGAAGAGTTGGCGCAGAAGGTGCAGGACAAACCAGGAGAGATGATTCCTTTA TTGGAAGCGGCGCTCTTGAAATATGCTCGTGATTTAGTTCGTCCAACGAGTGAAACAGACAGAGAACGCGAACGCGAACGAGCTCAAAATGGTCAGCCCAGTTTGGCCGCTGAGGAGGTGCCTGATATGCAGGTGGCCATCAAGTCTGGAATGAACCTTTTACAATTCCGACAACTCAAT GCGAACACCCTCACCACCCTCGTCAGGTTACCAGGTATTGTAATCAATGCTTCACAACTGTCGTCCCGAGCGACCGAACTGGCTCTCCAATGTAAAGGTTGTCGAAGTGTCAAGCACGTCAAAGTTTCTGGTGCTATCGGGGGTGAACGTGCCGCTCTTCCTCGACGGTGTGATGC TGAACCCCCAGAGGGCCAGAGGAAAGATTGCCCCCTTGATCCTTATGTTATCCTCCACGACCGATGCCATTTTGTTGACCAGCAGAACATTAAACTTCAAGAAGCACCTGATATGGTCCCGGTTGGTGAACTGCCTCGACACATGATGCTTCATGCCGAGAGGTATTTGACAGGCAAGGTTGTTCCCGGATCGAGAATCATTGCTACCGGTATCTACTCAACTTTTGCCCCCAACCACAAGAGT CAGAAGACGTCAGGCGCACCTGCCCTTCGCCAACCTTATCTTAGAGTGCTTGGCATTGAACTCGACAGTTCTGCTGCCAGCTCTGGGCTTCGTGTCTTCACTCccgaagaagaggaggaatTCCAGCAACTCGCTAGGAGTGATGGCTTGTATGAAAGATTCGCAAACAGTGTCGCTCCTAGCATCTACGGGAACCTTG ACATCAAAAAAGCCGTGACTTGTCTTTTGATGGGTGGAAGCAAAAAGATTTTACCGGACGGTATGCGTCTTCGAGGTGACATCAACGTTCTCCTCCTTGGTGACCCAGGTACTGCCAAATCCCAACTCCTAAAATTCGTCGAAAAAGTCTCCCCTATCAGCGTCTACACATCAGGCAAAGGTTCCTCCGCCGCCGGTCTCACGGCGTCCGTCCAACGTGATCCCGTTACTAGGGAGTTCTTCCTTGAAGGCGGTGCTATGGTTCTCGCCGACGGAGGGGTCGTGTGTATCGATGAATTTGACAAGATGCGGGATGAAGATCGGGTGGCTATCCATGAAGCTATGGAGCAACAAACCATCTCTATCGCTAAGGCTGGTATCACCACGATTCTCAACTCTCGAACCTCAGTTCTGGCGGCTGCCAATCCCGTCTTTGGACGATATGATGACATGAAATCCCCGGGTGAGAATATTGATTTCCAAACCACCATCCTCTCTCGATTCGATATGATTTTCATCATTAAAGATGAACACAATGAACAGAGAGATAGGACGATTGCCAAGCATGTGATGAATATCCATATGAACAGGCAAACGGAGAATGAAGCAGTAGGGGAGATTGATATTgaaaagatgaagagataCATTGGATACTGCAAGTC GCGATGCGCACCGAATTTGAGCGGAGAAGCAGCGGAGATGCTCAGTTCCCACTTTGTCAGTCTGCGAAAGGAAGTTGCTCAAGTTGAGCGTGATAACGATGAGCGAAGCTCCATTCCCATGACTGTTCG TCAATTGGAAGCCATCATCCGAATTTCCGAATCCCTCGCCAAAATCACCCTCTCCCCCCGCGTGCTTCCTCATCACGTCGAAGAAGCTATCCGCCTATTCAAATTCTCCACCATGCACGCCGTTTCTGTCGGTTCCGGCGTCGAGGGTCTCTCCCGTACAGAGCTTAATGAGGAGATTGACAGGATTGAAAAGGAACTGAAGAGGAGATTACCAATTGGGTATTCTACGAGTTATCAGAGTTTAGTGAGAGAGTTTGTTTCGGGCCAAGGGTACTCGCAACATGCGTTGGAAAGGTGTCTGTACATCctggagaagagagaggtCGTCAAATATACGGGTATGAGGAGAGTCGTGCAGAGGATAGGTGTCTAG